A portion of the Oryzias melastigma strain HK-1 linkage group LG1, ASM292280v2, whole genome shotgun sequence genome contains these proteins:
- the gpr25 gene encoding probable G-protein coupled receptor 25 yields the protein MEATTDYYSEYEYNGTNYTDGSFEDQEVCDSSSFHGSHIFLPVMYYLIFFTGFWGNLFVISVVASKGKRGGRLVDIFVVNLAVADLIFVLTLPLWAISASQNNYWNFGAASNLLCKLSSYIISVNRFSNIFFLTCMSIDRYLVIVKLMDSRHLRSSWCVIGTCISLWMTSLVLGIPSLVYRGVDPEGSQSCLDDKSSTFYQVTNLIMTLLTFVFPVLIIVLCYGTIIMHLNKHCSAVGNPRAEARRRHSLKMVLCIILAFVVSWLPYNIFKTFSIISHLFQPTIGCETQNVLDNGLVVSCCMAFFNSCVNPVIYFVLDNHFRKRAGMLYHSCKGTSNVLQSFNSSTTFTNGSENFGTSGGRSQFQI from the coding sequence ATGGAAGCCACAACTGACTATTATTCTGAATATGAGTATAATGGCACTAATTATACTGATGGCAGCTTTGAAGACCAGGAAGTTTGTGACAGCTCAAGTTTTCACGGCTCCCACATCTTCCTGCCCGTGATGTATTATCTTATATTCTTCACAGGATTCTGGGGCAACCTTTTTGTGATCTCAGTGGTGGCGAGCAAAGGAAAACGCGGAGGTCGTCTGGTGGATATCTTTGTTGTCAACCTGGCAGTGGCTGACCTCATATTTGTCCTCACGTTGCCCCTATGGGCCATCTCTGCCTCCCAGAACAACTACTGGAACTTTGGAGCTGCGAGTAATTTGCTGTGCAAACTGAGCAGCTACATCATTTCTGTCAATCGCTTctccaacattttctttctcaCCTGCATGAGCATTGACCGCTACCTGGTCATAGTGAAGCTGATGGATTCGAGGCACCTCAGGAGTAGCTGGTGCGTCATCGGCACATGCATTTCTCTCTGGATGACCTCCCTTGTGCTCGGCATTCCATCTCTGGTGTACAGAGGGGTGGACCCAGAGGGAAGCCAGAGCTGTCTGGATGACAAATCCTCCACTTTTTATCAGGTCACAAACCTGATCATGACACTTTTGACCTTCGTCTTTCCAGTTTTAATCATCGTGCTCTGCTACGGCACCATCATCATGCACCTGAACAAGCACTGCAGTGCTGTGGGAAATCCTCGAGCGGAGGCTCGCCGAAGACACTCTTTGAAAATGGTCCTCTGCATCATACTGGCCTTTGTGGTGTCCTGGCTCCcgtacaacatttttaaaactttcagcaTCATTTCACACCTCTTCCAGCCCACAATCGGGTGTGAAACTCAGAACGTGCTGGACAACGGCCTCGTCGTCTCCTGCTGCATGGCGTTCTTCAACAGCTGTGTGAATCCGGTCATCTACTTCGTCCTGGACAATCACTTCAGGAAGCGAGCAGGGATGCTCTATCACAGCTGCAAAGGGACGTCTAACGTGCTGCAGAGCTTCAACTCCTCTACTACCTTCACCAACGGTTCAGAGAATTTTGGAACAAGTGGTGGGCGAAGCCAATTTCAGATTTAG